CCATTTGAGTGCAGGCTCCTTGGGACAAGAGAACTGGAAAAGGGAATATGTACATTGTGGGGAGCGACTTCAATCTCCCATTGATATCGAGACCGATGTTGTCACCTTTGACCCCTCCCTGACCCCAGTCCTGTTGAAGGGATACAGCGACCCAGACAGAGAAGTGTTCACCCTCTCCAACAATGGCCACACTGGTAAGGACAGGTGTGACGTAGGCAGTTTGAGAATGAggttggcatggacacgttgggccgaagggcctgtgtgtCTCTATGGCTGTGTCGGGGGGAGCTTTCGAAATCACTCGCATTTATCACACGTTCACTTCGTAGGGAGGTGGGAGCGGAGTGGGAGTGTCCCTGGGCCAGTCATCCAGAGGCCCCAACCCCAACCCAGGCTCATGTTCTGGGCCCACGGGTTCAAAGCCCACCAGGGCCTCCTGTGACCTTTCAACTCAACCAATGGGAACCTGGGATTGGACGCTCATGTTGGTACTGAGCATCAGCGACTGTCCCAGAATGCAaaggtgtagggggctggagggggtgacagagattgggagggagtgtaggggctggaggaggggacgtaGATaaggaggggatgtagggggctGGAAGGGTGTGATAAAgatatggagggggtgtaggggctggagaaggtgacagagatagggagggggtgtaggggggaggggttgacagagatagggagggggtgtaggggggaggggttgacagagatagggaaggggtgtagggagctgcagggggtgacagagatagggagggggtgtaggggggaggtggtgacagagtagggatggggtgtagggggctggaggaggtgacagaaatagggagggggtgtaaggggctggagggggtgacagaggtagggaggggatgtagggtgatagaggaggtgacagagatagggagggggtgtcggggctggaggaggtgacagagatagggagggggtgtcggggctggaggaggtgacagagatagggagggggtgtagggggctggagggggtgacagaaatagggagggggtataggggctggagcgagtgacagagatagggagggggtgtagggggctggaggaggtgacagaggtagGAAGGGGGAGTAGAGGGttgtagggggtgacagagatagggagggagtgtaggggctggagggggtgacacagatagggagggagtgtgggggactggagggggtgacagagatagggagagggtgtaggggctgtgaGACAACATCGGATGGCATTCTGAAAGGAAGTCTCAGATTGGGCAGTGATTGGCTGTAGCCGCTGATCTGATGCGAGGGAACACCTTTCTCTCTCAGGGAGTGGTGCGAGGGGGGAATGGTCTGGTCGGAAGCCTCATGGAGTCAGCTTTAATGCCAACCGTCTGGAGGACATTGGGTAAGACTGGACCCGAGCAGCTCGACACAGTCCAGCCCCCACCCCCTCGACTGGcacccacaaacacccccctTCCCTCCACATCAGGGTGTACCGTCTCCAGGGCCCACTGTTGTGtggatcctcagacagcacctcccCAAACCCTGTCACCTCTACCCCCCTGGAGATACAAGGGCAGCAGCAACATGGGGAACCCCagtccctgcaagttcccctctgtcccccaacactgtcccgacttgaaaatatattgaatGTTCCTTCAGGGTCCACATCCTGGTCCTCAGTCCCTCAGGAGTCCCCTGTTGGGTCCTACCTACAGCAGTTCAGGACCACATCACTTTCACAGGGGATACAAATGTTTGCCAGGTCACAGACCCCCAGCTCCAGTGAGTGAATAAACACCCACTGGGTTAAGGAGGACGAACGGGGTGAGGTTGTGAGGGAAAGGGCAGGTCAGCATTTGGCAATGATACAGAATTGAACAGCAGGTGTgggcatgaggggctgaatggcctctttctttgcCGTACATCTTCTGCGAAGGGCTTCTGAGAAAAACAATGGTTTCTGGAAACCAACAGGGTccctgcagagagagaaacagggccAGCATtctgagctgtgtgtgtgtgtaagagtgagagagatagtgggtgtgggtgtatgtgtgtgagagtcagagtgtgggtgtgtgaggggagaaagagagagagagtgagagagagagtgggtgtgggtgtatgtgtgtgagagacagagtgtgggtgtgttaggggagaaagagagagagtaagagagagagtgggtgtgggtgtatgtgtgtgagagacagagtgtgggtgtgtgaggggagaaagatagagtgggtgtgggtgtatgtgtgtgagagacagagtgtgggtgtgtgtgtgagagacagagtgtgggtgtgtgtgtgagagagagtgtgtgtgtatatgtgaatgtGTATGTTTGAGAGAgcgtgtggggggagagagagggtgtaggtgtgtgtgagagagagtgtgtgtgtaaagagagagagtgtatggaggtgtgtgtgtgtgagagagagagtgtatgtgtgtgagagagaatgtgtgggtgtgagtgtgtgtgtttgagagagagagtttgtgggtgtgtgtgtgagagagtgggtgtgtgtgtgtgtgacagagagagtgtgggggtgtgtgtgagagtggatgtggggtatgggtgtgtgtgtgtgagagagagtgtgtgtatgtgtgtttgagagagagactgtgtgtgtgtttgagagagagagactgtgtgtgtatgtcagagagagtgtgtgtgtgtgtgagagagagagagagagtgtgtgtatgtgagagaatgtgtgtgtatgtgtgtgagagtatgtgtatgcatgtgtgtgagagtgtgggcgtaggtgggtgtgagagagagtgtgtgtatgtcagaatgtgtgtgtgtgtgtgagagagagcgtgtgtgtgggtgtgtgtgtgagagacactgtgtatgtatgtgtgtgtgtttgagagagtgtgtgcgtgtatatgtgtgtgagagagagagtgtgtgggtgtgtgtgtgagagtgtgtgtatgtgtgtgtgtgagagagagtgtgtgtgtgtgtggttgtgtgtgagagtgtgtgtgtgtgagagagagagagtgtgtgggtgtgtgtgtgtgagagagagagagagagagagagcgtgtggatgtatatgtgtgggtgtgggtgtgtgagagagagtgtatgtgtatgagagagagtgtatgtatgtgtgagagagagagagagtgtatgtgtgtgagagtgggtgggtgaaagtgggtgggtgtgtgagagagagtgtgtgtgtgtatgtgagaaagagagagaatgtgtgggtttggatgtgggtgtgtgagagtgtgtgcatgtgagaaagtgtgtgtgagagagagagaatgtgtggatgtttgagagagtgtatgtgtgtgaaagagtgtgtgtgtgtgggtttggatgtgggtgtgtgagagagtgtgtgtatgtgagagagtgtgtgtatgtgagagtgtgtggatgtgtgagagagtgtgtgtatgcatgtgtgtgtgagagagagtgtgtgtgagagtgtgtgtgggtgtgggtgtgtgagagagggtgtgtgtgagagtgtgtgtgtatgtgtgtgtgtgtgacagtgggtgtgtgtgcgagagagagggtgtgggtgggtgtgtgagagagagtgtgtgtgtatttgagagagtgtgtgtgtatatgtgtgtgagagagagagtgtgtgggtgtgtgtgtgagagtgtgtgtatgtgtgtgtgtgtggttgtgtgtgagagtgtgtgtgtgagagagagggtgtgtgggtgtgagtgtgtgtgtgtgtgagagagagagagagcgtgtggatgtataggtgtgggtgtgtgagagagagtgtatgtgtatgagagagagtgtatgtgtgtgagagtgggtgagtgagagtgggtgggtgtgtgagagagagtgtgtgtgtatgtgtgagaaagagagagaatgtgtgggtttggatgtgggtgtgtgagagtgtgtgcatgtgagaaagtgtgtgtgtgagggagagagaatgtgtggatgtttgagagagtgtatgtgtgtgaaagagtgtatgtgtgtgtgtgagagagagaatgtgtgggtttggatgtgggtgtgtgagagagtgtgtgtatgtgagagagtgtgtgtatgtgagagtgtgtggatgtgtgagagagtgtgtgtatgcatgtgtgtgtgagagagagtgtgtgtgagagtgtgtgtgtatgtgtgtgtgtgacagtgggtgtgtgtgcgagagagagggtgtgggtgggtgtgtgagagagagtgtgtgtgtatttgagagagtgtgtgtgtgtgtgagagagagagagagggtgtgtgtgtgtgtgtgagagagagtgtgtgtgtatgtgcatgtgtttgagagagagtgtgtgtacgtgtgtgtgtgagagtgtttgtgagagtgtgtgtgtatttaagagagagtatgtgtgtgtgtgtgtgagagagagagagggtgtgggtgtgtgtgtgagagagaaagtgtgtgtgtgtgcgagtgtgtatgtatgtgtgagagacagtgtgtgtgagagaaagagtttatgtgtgtgagtgtgagtatgtgcatgtgtgagagagagagagtgtgtggaggtgtgtgtgtgggtgtgtgtgagcgagagtgtatgtgtgtgagtgtgtgtatggatgtgtgtgagagagagagtgtatgtgtgtgagagtgtgtgtgtgtgagagagtgtggaggtgtgtgtgtgggtgtgtgtgagcgagagtgtatgtgtgtgagagtgtgtatggatgtgtgtgagagagagagtgtatgtgtgtgagagtgtgtgtgtgtgagagagagagagagtgtggaggtgtgtgtgtgggtgtgtgtgagagtgtgtgagagtgtgtatggatgtgtatgagagagagagtgtatgtgtgtatgtgtgtgtgagagagagagagtgtatgtgtgtgagagtgtgtgtgtgtgagagagagagtgtatgtgtgagagagtgtgtatggatgtgtatgagagagagagtgtatttgtgtgagagtgtgtgtgtgtgtgagagagagagtgtatgtgtgtatgtgtgtgtgtgagagagagagtgtgtgtgagagtgtgtgtgagagagagagtgtatgtgtgtgtgtgagagagagagtgtatgtgtgtgagagtgtgtgtgtgtgagagtgtgtgtgtgtgtgagagagagagtgtatgtgtgagagagtgtgtatggatgtgtgtgtgagagagagtgtatgtgtgtgagagagtctgtgtgtgtgtgtgggtgtgtgtgtatgtgtatgagagtgtgtgtgtgagagggagtgtatgtgtgtgagagtgtatgtgagagagagagagagtgtgtgtggatgtgtgtatgggagagagtgtatgtgtgtgagagtgtgtgtgtgtacgtgtgtgagagtgtatgtgagtatgtgtatgagtgtgtgtgagtgtgtgtatgtgtgtgtgagagagtgtgcgtgttagtgagtgtatgtgtgtgtgtgtgtctgagagtgtgtgtgtgagtgtgtgagtgtgtgtatgtgtgtgagtgtttgtgtgtgtgtgtatgtgcgtgtgtaagtgtgtgtgtgtgtgtgtgtatgtgtgtgtgtgtgtgtgagtgtgtgtatgtgtgtgagtgtttgtgtgtgtgtgtgtgtgtgtgtgtatgtgcgtgtgtaagtgtgtgtgtgtgtatgtgtgtatgggtgtgagtgtgtgtgagtgtgtgtgtctgtgcaggaTAGGATGAGCTGAGGGTGCTGGGGTTGAGGTCTGATGAATGTAAATGTAGGTTTCCCCCTCCATTATTGTTGTCAAATGCATATCCTCtgtttcacctccccccaccccccacgcaGTGCAACTGACTTTACCGTCTGCCATGTACGTCCATGGTCTTTCCGTGCCCTACAGAACAACACAAATGCACTTCCACTGGGGGAGCCAGGACCATCCGGAGGGATCGGAACACCTCGTGGACGGGGAGAGAGCTCAGGCTGAGGTAGGAGCCATGTCCGGGAGACGGGACACTCTCTGGATTCATCTCTCCACCATTGGCCAGCGATAATCTCGCCACCCTACAGCCCGGCCTCAGGCCGTCTGCAACTCACCGACAACGTAACTCACTGTGACATCCtccacctccccacaccccatccctatctctgtccccctctccagcccctacaccccctccctatctctgtcatcccctcctgcccccttacaccccctccctatctctgtcaaccCCTCCTgcgcccctacaccccctccctatctctgtcaccccctccttccccttacaccccctccctatctctataactctCCCTGCCCACTTGAACAGAGACTGGGTGCATCAGGTGGCACCGTGGGTTTGTAGCTGCCCGTCCTTGTTGGCAACTATTAGCGCTGTGATGCCTTCCTCAGTCGAACATTCAGTCTCTGAGGCTCTGGATACAAACTGAGCCAGTCATGTATCCCGTGCTGTGCCAATACGGGCACTAACCCAGGGTAGGTAGGTTTGGGGTATAGGGAGATCCCATGGGCTGATGGTGGCTTTGACATGTTGCAGATGCACGTCGTAAACTACAATTCGGAGAAATACCGGAATGTGTCGGAGGCCATGAGCAAGGAGGATGGGCTCCTGGTCCTGGGAATTCGGATGGAGGTGAGGTACTTGATCAGAATGGAGATCCTGTATGTAAACATTTCGGGGTAACGGCGTCGTTCCAACATCTGCCCAGTAGGTGGCGCCACAGTTTGAAGTCTGGCCCTTGTTGATTGGTTAGAGGCAGCTTCTATTTTATAGCAACGAGAGTGAACACAGTCTGATCCAAAAACAGAGTCTTGTTTTCTCATCCACCAAAcccaaacagcatggaaacacagaccctaaattaatctagtcccatttgccagcatttggcccacatccctccaaatttttcctattcatgtccccatccagatgccttttaaatgttgcaatcgtaccagcctccaccacttcctctggcagctcattccatacacgtaccaccctctgcgtgaaaaagttgccccttatatcttccccctcaccctaaacctctgccctctagttctggactcccttaccccagggaaaagaccttgtctatttaccctatccgtgcccctcatgattttataaacctctataaggtcacccctcagcctctgacgctccagagaaagcagccccggcctgttcagcctctccctgtagctcaaaccctccaacctttgtaaatcttttctgcaccctttcaagtttcccaacatccttcctccagcagggaggccagaattgaacgcagtattccataagccgcctcaccaacgtcctttcATTTGTACATGGGAGATGGGCACTGCTGCATTAattgccctgtccctagttgccccttgagaaggtgggggtgagtggcttcttgaaccactgcagtccgtgtgctgtgggttgacccttaattccaggattctgacccagccacactgaaggaacggcgatatatttccaagtcgggacaGTGTGCAGCTCCGAAGGGAACTTatagagggtggtgttcccatgtacccgCTGCCCCTGTCCTTCCCAATGGTAGTCTATGTAGGTTTGGAACGTGGATGATGTTTTTTAACCTCCTGGACTAGGGATTGTGAGACAAACTATTTTTactgatgatgtggaggagctggtgatgGATTGGAGcatgcaaaattaaaaatctcacaacagcaggttatcgtccaacaggtctatttggaagcacactagctttcggagcgtcactccttcatcaggtggttgtgtggagTATAAAcatattctccacaatcacctgatcaAGGAatggcaactgtccgtgtggagtttgcacattctcccgcatgtctgcgtgggtttcctccgggtgctctggtttcctcccacaccccaaagggttaaggtgaattggccgtgctaaattgccccatcgtgctaggtgtattagtcagagaatATGTTTATACTCCACAcaaccacccaatgaaggagctgtgctccgaaagctagtgcttccaaataaacctgttggactataacctggtgttgtgtgatttttaactttatttcattACTGAATTTGGAGGTTAGATTCcctgcagagtggaaacaggcccttcagcccaacaagtccacactggccctccgaagagtaacccacccattcccattcccatctGACTAATACAGCCTCGCaggatggggcaatttagcacggccaattcaccttaaccctttggggtgtgggaggaagccagagcacctgaaggaaacccacgcagacatgggggagaatgtgcaaactccacacacagacagttgctgaagggcctgtttccatgttataggGAATCTAAACATACCCCAGCAAGTCGTGACACAAAGTCATTTAGCAGCTAGACCTGCGGCCGTTACAAATTAAGGTGTTTCACAAAGGCCAGACTAACACGTACGTTATTTTGTATTGTATATAGGTCGGACAGGATATAAACCCAGCTTATGAAAATATCCTGAGGTACCTGGACTCTATAGCACATGCAGGTAAGACATCAGGAAAGATTCAGGATTGAGGCAGACCATGAACCAGATCCTCGCTATTCATCCTGTAGTCATAAAGTCACcaggatgtacagcacagaaacaggcccttcactcatagagacatagagatgtacagcacagaaacaggcccttcactcatagagacatagagatgtacagcacagaaacaggcccttcacccatagagtcatagagatgtacagcacagagacaggcccttcacccatagagacatagagatgtacagcacagaaacagacccttcagtccaactcgtccatgccgaccagatatcctaaattaatccagtcccatttgccagcacttggcccatatccctccaaacccttcctattcatgtccccatccagatgccttttaaatgttgtcattgtaccagcctccaccacttcctctggcagctcgttccatacacgtaccaccctctgtgtgaaaaagttgccctataggtcccttttaaatctttcccctctcatcctaaacccatgccctctgaTTTTGGACTCTCCTTCTCTGGGGAAAAGATGCTGtttgttcaccctatccacgcccctcatgattttatcagcctccataACCAGTCAGACCTACATTGTGGTGGGcaaaactattggagaggatccTGAGAGACAGGTTTTATTGTTACTTGGAAAAgcgtagtttgattagagatactcagcaaggctttgtgaggggcaggtcatgcctcacgaaccttattgaattctttgaggatgtgacaaaacacattgatgaaggtcgagcagtggatgtggagtacctggactttagcaaggtgttcaataaggttctctatagtaggctcattcagaaaataaggaggcttGGGATACAGTGTCTGAATGTcttgatacagaattggctggcccataggagacagagggcggtggtagaTGGAaactattcagcctggagcttggtgaccacagtgatgttccacaagggatcggctctgggacctctgctctttgtgatttttataaatgacttgggtgaggaaGCGAAAGGCTGGGTGAGtacgatgacacgaaggttggtggatttgtggatagtcTGGAGGGCCGTTGtgggttgcaacgggacattgacaggatacagaactCGGCTGATAATTGGCAGCTGGAGTTcagcctggaaaagtgtgaagtgattcattttggaaagtcgaatttgaatgcagaatacagggttaaaggcaggattctcggcagtgtggaggaacagagggatcttggggtccatgtcctcCAGAGTTgcaacccaagttgatagggttatgaagaaggcatacagtatgttggctttcattagccgGTTGAGTTTAAAGGGCAAGGgcttatgctgcagctctataaaaccctggttagaccacacttggaatattgtgttcagtcctggatgcctcattataggaaggatgtggaagctttagagagggtgcagaggagattcaccaggatgcggcctggactggagggcaggtcttatgaaggaaggttaagggagctagggcttttctcattggatgaggagtgacttggtagaggtgtacaaggtgattacagccatagatagagtggatagccagagactttttttccaATGGTGGagatgtctatcatgaggggatataattttaaggtgattggaggaaggtttaggggaaatgtcagattttttacacagagcgtggtgggtgtgtggaatacactgccagcagtgatagtagagtcaggtacatttgggcacttggataggcacatggatgatagtacaatgaagggaatgtaggttagtctgatctgagAGTGGGATAAAAGACCAgcacatcaagggctgaagggcctgtactgtgctgtactgttctatgttgtataaaatcactcctcagcctccgacgctccagggaaaacagcaccagcctcttcagcctctatagctcagaccctccaaccctggcaacgtccttataAACGTTTTCAGGTTGAACAACACGTTTCCtttagggagaccag
This genomic stretch from Hemiscyllium ocellatum isolate sHemOce1 chromosome 50, sHemOce1.pat.X.cur, whole genome shotgun sequence harbors:
- the LOC132805533 gene encoding carbonic anhydrase 14-like, giving the protein MQQILASIHWTYEGSLGQENWKREYVHCGERLQSPIDIETDVVTFDPSLTPVLLKGYSDPDREVFTLSNNGHTVQLTLPSAMYVHGLSVPYRTTQMHFHWGSQDHPEGSEHLVDGERAQAEMHVVNYNSEKYRNVSEAMSKEDGLLVLGIRMEVGQDINPAYENILRYLDSIAHAGQEVTIPSFDLQSLFPKQLDKYFTYSGSLTTPPCFQSVQWIVFHQPVRLSQSQFVALKSKLFSTGPDATRKQPLVNNFRKAQPLNDRKIRASFSLGWAVNFRRAMRSFLKALTSKVYQ